Within Phycisphaerales bacterium, the genomic segment CGGTCGAGGCGGACACCGGGGCCATGGGGGGCGATACCTCGCACGAGTTCATGGTGCTGACCGAGGCGGGCGAGGACCAGGTCGCGCTGAGTGCTGACGGCAAGTACGCCGCCAACCTCGAACGGGCCGCGGCCGCGCCGCCGGCCCCGGCGGACGACGTGCCGCTCGCGCCGCTCAGGGAGATTCATACACCGGGGGTGGGGTCGATCGAGGCGGTCTGCAAGCTGCTCGGCACGCAGCCGGAGCAGATGGTCAAGACTCTGATCTACACCGCGCTGGTTCCGGCGGGGCACGAGCAGACCGCTCGGCAGCAGTGCCTCGTGGTTCTGGTGCGCGGCGATCACGAGGTCAACGAGGTGAAGCTTCACAAGGTGGCCGGCATAGCGCTCGAGCTGGCGACGCCGGCGGTTATCAGCGCGCTCACCGGAGCCGCCGTGGGCTTCGCGGGCCCACAGGGTCTGCTCGAACGGATCGATGGCCTGATCATCGACCGCGAGGTGACCGTGCTGCGGAACGCGATCACGGGCGCCAACAGGACTGATTACCATGTCACCGGGCTGAATCCGGGGCGCGACTTCCCGCTGACGGGTGAGAAGGTGACGGTCGCGGATGTGCGTTGCGTGGTCGATGGCGACTTTGCACCGCATGGCAGTGTCCTGCACCTGCGCAAGGCGATTGAGATCGGCCACGTCTTCAAGCTCGGCACGAAGTACAGCGCTGCGCTCGAAGCGACCTACCTCGACCCGCACGGCAAGGCGCACCCGCTCATCATGGGCTGCTATGGGATCGGGTTGAACCGCATCATGGCGGCTGCGGTGGAAGCCCACCACGACGAACATGGCATAATCTGGCCGGTGTCCATCGCGCCGTTTGAGGCGCTGGTGATCGCGCTCGATCCACGTGACGAGGAAGTGATGCGGATCGCAAGCGAGTTACATGCCGGTCTAGAGGCCGCGGGTGTAGACGTGCTCTTCGACGACCGGGACGAACGCGCGGGGTTCAAGTTCAAGGATGCGGATCTGATCGGTGTGCCGTATCGTGTGGTGGTGGGTCGTAAGAGTCTTGATGCGGGTGGGGTAGAACTCAGCAGGCGGCGCCTCCCCGGTGAACGCACGATCGTCCCCGTGGCGGATGCGCTCTCGCAGGTGCGCGCGCAAATCGCCGCAGAACATGCCCGTTTGCAGGAGTCAGCGTGATGAAGATGCCACCCCGGGCCGGCCTGGGTCTGTCGGGCCTCATTTTCCTGCTGTTGATCAGTTGTGCCGCGCCGGCACCGCGAACGGAGCCGGGGGCGAGGCCCCCGGTGCACACCGACGAACGGGCTGCGACGGTGCCCGCGGATTCGGGCTGGCGCGATGTCAGTGCGCTGCTCGAAGAAATCCGCATGCGCTACGAGCTGCCGGCACTCGGTGCGGCCCTGGTGCGTTCTGATGGGCTGATTGCATTCGGTGTGACCGGCGTTCGCCGGAACGGTGACCCGACCCCGGTTGCACCGGATGACCCGTTCCACATCGGTTCCTGCTGCAAGTCCATGACGGCCACGGTCGTGGCGCGCCTGGTGGAACAGGGTGTGCTATCGTGGGACACGACACTCGGTGAGGTGTTCGGCGAGCAGGTCCCCGATCTGCACGCCGACTACCGCCCGGTGACGCTCTGGCAACTGGTTCGTCATCATGGTGGTGCGCCGCAGGAGCTCACGCTCGATGGACTCTGGGCGCGGCTGCTCGGCCGGGCGGGGTCGCCGACCGACCAGCGGCTGGACCTCGTTCGCACGGTGCTGTCCAACCCGCCGGCCGTCACCCCGGGCACACAACCGCTGTATGCGAATGCGGGTTACACACTCGTGGGGGCCGTGGCCGAAGCGCGCACCGGTGTGCCTTGGGAGGAACTCGTGCAACGGCTCCTGTGCGAGCCGCTCGGCATCACGACGGCGGGTTTCGGTGCGCCGGGCACCCTCGACGGCGTGAACGCGCCGTG encodes:
- a CDS encoding proline--tRNA ligase; the encoded protein is MRWRNFLIPTTKETPKDATAASHILMLRAGLIRQLAAGVYSYLPLGLRALHKVEKIVRAEMDRAGAIELRMPCLTPLSLWNETGRSVGMGDVLLRIAGPEGDWRSGLVLGPTHEEVITEIARAYLKSYKQMPCNLYQIQLKFRGEARPKSGVLRTREFLMKDAYSFHDTKESLDTEYDNMYRTYCRIFGRAGLPYLAVEADTGAMGGDTSHEFMVLTEAGEDQVALSADGKYAANLERAAAAPPAPADDVPLAPLREIHTPGVGSIEAVCKLLGTQPEQMVKTLIYTALVPAGHEQTARQQCLVVLVRGDHEVNEVKLHKVAGIALELATPAVISALTGAAVGFAGPQGLLERIDGLIIDREVTVLRNAITGANRTDYHVTGLNPGRDFPLTGEKVTVADVRCVVDGDFAPHGSVLHLRKAIEIGHVFKLGTKYSAALEATYLDPHGKAHPLIMGCYGIGLNRIMAAAVEAHHDEHGIIWPVSIAPFEALVIALDPRDEEVMRIASELHAGLEAAGVDVLFDDRDERAGFKFKDADLIGVPYRVVVGRKSLDAGGVELSRRRLPGERTIVPVADALSQVRAQIAAEHARLQESA
- a CDS encoding serine hydrolase, coding for MKMPPRAGLGLSGLIFLLLISCAAPAPRTEPGARPPVHTDERAATVPADSGWRDVSALLEEIRMRYELPALGAALVRSDGLIAFGVTGVRRNGDPTPVAPDDPFHIGSCCKSMTATVVARLVEQGVLSWDTTLGEVFGEQVPDLHADYRPVTLWQLVRHHGGAPQELTLDGLWARLLGRAGSPTDQRLDLVRTVLSNPPAVTPGTQPLYANAGYTLVGAVAEARTGVPWEELVQRLLCEPLGITTAGFGAPGTLDGVNAPWGHRRLSSNLMPMPPSPLADNPPALAPAGTMHLSLPDWARFVALHLAAYRADSRETLLSPGAVRSLHEPFDSADGSFAAGWAVTTRPWGGGTVLTHAGTNTLWFAVVWLAPQRDIAVLVATNLGGDEAPRACDDAAAALLRLWSVELLAARGSWHGPPGQP